One Balaenoptera ricei isolate mBalRic1 chromosome 16, mBalRic1.hap2, whole genome shotgun sequence genomic window carries:
- the LOC132350574 gene encoding LOW QUALITY PROTEIN: actin-related protein 2/3 complex subunit 1A-like (The sequence of the model RefSeq protein was modified relative to this genomic sequence to represent the inferred CDS: inserted 2 bases in 1 codon), whose translation MPGTGIVPIALSPNNHEVHIYKKNGSQWVKAHELKEHNGHITGIDCAPKSDRIVTCGADRNAYVWGQKDGVWKPTLEILRINCAATFVKWSPLENKFAVGSGAXDSVCYFESENDWWISKHIKKPIRSTVLGLDWHPNNVLLAAGSCDFKCRVFSAYIKEVDEKPASMPWGSKMPFGHLMSEFGGSGTGGWVCGVSFSASGSRPAWVSHDSTVSIADASKSVQVSTLKTEFLPLLSVSFISENSVLAAGHDCCPMLFNYKDCGCLTFVSKLDIPKQSIQCNVSAMERLRNMAKRATTEDRNTALETLHQNSITQVSIYEVGEQDCCKFCATGIDGAMAIWDFKTLESSIQGLRIMCS comes from the exons ATGCCTGGAACAGGGATCGTACCCATTGCCCTTAGCCCCAATAACCACGAAGTCCACATCTATAAGAAGAACGGGAGCCAGTGGGTGAAAGCTCATGAACTCAAGGAGCACAACGGACACATCACAGGTATCGACTGCGCTCCCAAGAGTGACCGCATCGTCACTTGCGGGGCTGACCGCAATGCCTACGTCTGGGGTCAGAAGGATGGCGTCTGGAAGCCAACCCTGGAGATTCTGAGAATTAACTGTGCAGCCACTTTCGTCAAGTGGTCCCCGCTAGAGAACAAATTTGCTGTGGGCAGCGGAGC TGACTCTGTTTGTTACTTTGAGTCCGAAAATGACTGGTGGATAAGCAAGCACATTAAAAAACCCATTCGCTCCACGGTCCTCGGCTTGGATTGGCATCCCAACAATGTCCTGCTGGCAGCAGGATCCTGTGATTTCAAATGCAGAGTGTTTTCTGCCTATATTAAAGAAGTGGATGAGAAGCCAGCCAGTATGCCCTGGGGCAGCAAGATGCCTTTTGGTCATCTGATGTCAGAGTTTGGTGGCAGTGGCACTGGTGGCTGGGTGTGCGGGGTCAGCTTCTCCGCCAGCGGGAGCCGCCCGGCCTGGGTCAGCCACGACAGCACCGTGTCCATTGCCGATGCCTCAAAAAGCGTGCAGGTCTCAACTCTGAAGACAGAGTTCCTGCCCCTCCTGAGTGTGTCCTTCATCTCGGAGAACAGCGTCCTGGCTGCTGGCCATGACTGCTGCCCCATGCTCTTTAACTACAAGGACTGTGGCTGCTTGACCTTTGTCTCCAAGCTAGACATCCCGAAACAGAGCATCCAGTGCAACGTGTCGGCCATGGAGCGCTTGCGCAACATGGCCAAGCGGGCCACGACCGAGGACCGCAACACGGCCCTGGAGACGCTGCACCAGAACAGCATCACTCAAGTGTCTATTTATGAGGTGGGCGAGCAAGATTGTTGCAAATTTTGCGCTACTGGCATCGATGGAGCCATGGCCATTTGGGATTTCAAGACCTTAGAGTCTTCTATCCAGGGCCTTCGGATAATGTGCAGCTGA